A genomic window from Flavobacterium phycosphaerae includes:
- a CDS encoding LacI family DNA-binding transcriptional regulator: MRDITLKQIAETLGISITTVSKALKNYPDVSPKTRKAVLDLANSLSYTPNSFAVNLRTKESKTIGLIIPEVVHHFFSNVINGIIDEAEKKGYLVIILQSNESLEMEKKQVELLMNKRVDGIIMSLSNQSNDDEHIKDIIRKEIPFVMFDKISKLIPCSKVIINDQKAAFNAVEHLISKGCKKIAHIRGPVNPQNAIDRFLGYKKALEKNNIPFDPKLVYTCKNVTFEEGKMFAKQIAKEHPNVDGVFVITDLVAVGVLAHFNEVGINVPEQVKVIGFSNWFMSQVITPKLSTVDQPSFEMGVESFKLLLEEINSKKDVQLFHPKTIELETNIIERESTA, from the coding sequence ATGAGAGATATAACTTTAAAACAAATTGCAGAAACCTTAGGAATATCTATTACTACTGTTTCTAAAGCTTTGAAAAACTATCCTGATGTAAGTCCGAAGACTAGAAAGGCCGTTTTAGACTTAGCAAATTCGTTAAGCTATACTCCAAACAGTTTTGCCGTAAATCTTAGAACTAAAGAATCTAAAACCATCGGACTGATTATCCCTGAAGTGGTGCATCATTTTTTCTCAAATGTTATCAATGGTATTATTGATGAAGCAGAAAAAAAAGGGTATTTGGTAATTATTCTACAATCCAATGAATCTTTGGAAATGGAAAAGAAACAAGTAGAGCTCTTGATGAATAAAAGAGTTGACGGCATTATTATGTCTTTATCCAACCAATCGAACGATGACGAACATATAAAAGACATCATCAGAAAAGAAATTCCTTTTGTAATGTTCGATAAAATTTCGAAACTTATTCCATGCTCTAAAGTAATTATAAACGATCAAAAAGCGGCCTTCAACGCAGTAGAACACCTGATTAGTAAAGGCTGTAAAAAAATTGCTCACATACGAGGTCCGGTAAATCCTCAAAATGCTATTGACCGCTTTCTGGGTTACAAAAAAGCGCTTGAAAAAAACAACATCCCTTTTGATCCAAAATTAGTTTATACTTGTAAAAATGTAACCTTTGAAGAAGGTAAAATGTTTGCCAAACAAATTGCAAAAGAACACCCCAATGTTGATGGCGTTTTTGTGATTACTGATTTAGTAGCCGTGGGGGTTTTAGCTCATTTTAATGAAGTTGGAATCAATGTGCCCGAACAAGTAAAAGTTATCGGATTCAGTAATTGGTTTATGTCACAAGTAATAACACCTAAACTCAGCACTGTTGACCAACCCAGCTTTGAAATGGGTGTAGAATCGTTCAAGTTATTGCTAGAAGAAATAAATTCAAAAAAAGACGTGCAACTATTTCATCCCAAGACTATTGAATTAGAAACGAATATTATAGAGCGAGAATCTACCGCATAA
- a CDS encoding 50S ribosomal protein L25/general stress protein Ctc gives MKSITIKGQERETVGKKATKALRDAGMVPCVIYGGTTPVHFAAEEKAFKGLVYTPNAHTVVVDLAGKTTNVILQDIQFHPVSDKILHIDFFQLNESKEITMEVPVKITGTSPGVLLGGDLRLNQRRLKVKALPKNLPDFVEANISELQMGNKLYVTKLEAKNFKLMHPDNTVVCQVKISRAAMKAAQEAAKAAKAPAKGKKK, from the coding sequence ATGAAATCGATTACGATTAAAGGACAAGAAAGAGAAACCGTAGGAAAGAAAGCTACTAAAGCCCTACGCGATGCTGGAATGGTCCCTTGCGTTATTTACGGAGGAACTACACCAGTGCATTTTGCAGCAGAAGAAAAAGCATTCAAAGGCTTGGTTTACACTCCAAACGCACACACCGTTGTGGTTGATTTGGCTGGAAAAACTACCAATGTTATTCTTCAAGACATTCAGTTTCACCCGGTATCTGACAAAATTTTACACATTGATTTCTTTCAATTAAACGAAAGCAAAGAAATCACTATGGAAGTTCCGGTGAAAATCACAGGTACCTCACCAGGTGTATTATTAGGAGGTGATTTACGTTTGAACCAAAGAAGATTAAAAGTGAAAGCTTTACCAAAAAATCTTCCGGATTTTGTTGAAGCTAACATTTCTGAATTGCAAATGGGTAACAAATTATACGTTACCAAATTAGAAGCGAAAAACTTCAAATTGATGCACCCAGACAACACTGTGGTTTGTCAAGTGAAGATTTCACGTGCTGCTATGAAAGCTGCTCAAGAAGCGGCAAAAGCAGCAAAAGCACCTGCAAAAGGAAAGAAAAAATA
- a CDS encoding Plug domain-containing protein has translation MKKSTLFMKRLLFFIALMLFNLSFSQNSSLSGKVADSKGNAIVGANVVVEKASKSTVTDADGNYSISGLSDGSASVSVSFIGLATQKKSVNISGKTTLDFQMQDDANSLEEVVVTGVVNPKAKLKSSVSITTLDVKQVEQSAPRSTAEIFRTIPGIRSESSGGEGNANIAVRGVPISSGGSKYLQIQEDGLPVLLYGDIAFATADIFTRFDRNIAKIEAIRGGSASTLSSNSPGELSILSAKRVKRKAEVWRLVLV, from the coding sequence ATGAAAAAAAGTACTTTATTTATGAAAAGGTTGCTGTTTTTTATAGCCTTAATGCTATTTAATCTGTCCTTTTCACAAAACAGTAGCTTGTCAGGCAAAGTAGCTGATTCGAAAGGGAATGCTATTGTCGGAGCTAATGTAGTTGTAGAAAAAGCTTCAAAGTCTACGGTTACCGATGCCGATGGGAATTATTCTATTTCGGGTTTGAGCGATGGTTCTGCTTCAGTTAGCGTTTCGTTCATCGGTTTGGCAACTCAAAAAAAATCGGTCAACATCAGTGGTAAAACTACTTTAGACTTCCAAATGCAGGATGACGCCAATTCATTAGAAGAGGTGGTTGTTACCGGAGTTGTAAATCCAAAAGCTAAACTTAAATCAAGCGTTTCAATTACTACTTTAGACGTTAAACAAGTTGAGCAATCGGCTCCCAGATCAACGGCTGAAATTTTTAGAACCATTCCCGGTATTCGTTCAGAGTCTTCAGGAGGTGAAGGGAATGCTAATATTGCAGTTCGTGGAGTGCCTATTTCTTCCGGAGGTTCAAAGTATTTACAAATACAAGAAGACGGGTTACCGGTACTTTTATATGGTGATATTGCTTTCGCTACAGCTGATATTTTTACAAGATTCGACAGAAATATAGCCAAAATCGAAGCAATTAGAGGAGGTTCAGCTTCTACATTATCTTCAAATTCTCCCGGGGAATTATCAATTTTATCAGCAAAACGGGTAAAACGGAAGGCGGAAGTATGGCGACTAGTTTTGGTTTAG
- a CDS encoding ribose-phosphate pyrophosphokinase, with the protein MSHLEPEAKIFACSQSVYLAEQIASHYGVPLGKVTFSKYSDGEFQPSFEESIRGLRVFIVCSTFPSADNLMELLLMIDAAKRASARHITPVIPYFGWARQDRKDKPRVPIGAKLVAKLLETAGATRIMTMDLHADQIQGFFEKPVDHLFASTIFLPYVKSLQLDNLTIASPDMGGSKRAYAYSKFLESDVVICYKQRKAANVIGTMELIGEVKGRNVILVDDMVDTGGTLAKAADLMIEKGALSVRAICTHAILSGDAYDKIENSQLSELIVTDSIPLKRASKKIKVVSCAPLFAEVMHMVQHNNSISGKFLM; encoded by the coding sequence ATGTCGCATTTAGAACCAGAAGCAAAGATTTTTGCGTGTTCGCAAAGCGTCTATCTAGCTGAACAAATTGCCAGTCATTATGGTGTTCCGCTGGGTAAAGTTACGTTCTCAAAATATAGTGATGGTGAATTTCAGCCTTCGTTTGAAGAGTCTATAAGAGGTTTACGCGTTTTTATTGTCTGCTCCACTTTTCCCAGTGCCGACAATTTAATGGAGCTATTGTTAATGATTGATGCCGCAAAACGAGCCTCAGCCAGACACATTACTCCCGTAATTCCTTATTTTGGATGGGCAAGACAAGACCGAAAAGACAAACCCAGAGTTCCGATTGGAGCCAAGCTAGTAGCCAAATTATTGGAAACAGCTGGTGCCACAAGAATCATGACGATGGATTTACACGCCGATCAAATACAAGGGTTTTTCGAAAAACCGGTAGACCACTTGTTTGCATCGACTATCTTTTTGCCTTATGTTAAAAGTCTGCAATTAGACAACTTAACAATTGCTTCGCCCGACATGGGAGGTTCTAAAAGAGCTTACGCCTATTCTAAATTTTTAGAATCAGATGTAGTGATTTGTTACAAACAAAGAAAAGCCGCCAACGTAATTGGCACTATGGAGTTGATTGGAGAAGTGAAAGGCAGAAACGTGATTTTGGTAGATGACATGGTCGACACCGGAGGCACATTAGCCAAAGCGGCAGATTTAATGATTGAAAAAGGTGCTTTAAGTGTGAGAGCCATTTGTACCCACGCCATCCTTTCGGGAGACGCGTATGACAAAATAGAAAATTCACAGTTAAGCGAATTAATAGTAACCGATTCTATTCCATTAAAGAGAGCATCGAAAAAAATAAAAGTGGTGAGTTGTGCTCCGCTTTTTGCCGAAGTAATGCACATGGTGCAACACAACAATTCCATCAGCGGTAAATTCCTGATGTAA